The Panicum hallii strain FIL2 chromosome 5, PHallii_v3.1, whole genome shotgun sequence genome contains the following window.
taatggacaaacatcagaagcacagggagtcctcagcgtggatctgacggTGGGAGGTAAAACTGTCCCTATATccttttttgtggtcaacagcaagggctcatacaccgtcctgcttgggagagattggattcatgccaattgctgtatcccttctacgatgcatcaatgtctaattcaatgggatggagatgacgtAGAAGTTGTCCACGCGGATGATTCTGCCGAagtttcgcatgctgccatgagtgttTGGGATGCAGAAGACCAGGAACCAATCTCAGAGATCAGcttggaaggctgcgaccgtgtggaggctacaaaaaacaggGTGAGGcaggtcttatccactggccttacagagtagatgggGTGCCAAAGTCACTTTGCACCGGAgaaacaggagaggccgatccccgcgatcggccccaaaaaatagaatTCGAGTTGTTTTTTCATCCATGTTACATTATTATTTAGTTCATAGggaggcccgctcgagcagccggccatgtgtTAATTGTAAAAAAGCACaagttaatgaaaagaacaagtcggccgattcctgcgatcggccaaatccttttacatcacatccattatctgtttgcagtgtcgacttgatggatgaagggaagctaggatacgggtttacatctgctgacgaactggaagaagtcgatattggtcctggggataagccacgaccaacatttatcagcaagaagttaaatccgGAGTTGCGAGAGGCGATGATAATACTACTGAGAAAATATACGGATTGTTTTGCTTGGGagtacacagagatgcccgggttggatagaagtattgttgagcatcaaCTCCCTATCAAGCCAGGATTTCGGTCGTTCCAGCAACAAAcacgacaaatgaaggccgaagtcctggaagaagtcaagaaagaagtcgaaaggATGATAGAAGCCAGCTTCATTAGggcttgcaggtatgctgaatggatttccaatgttgtacctgtacagaagaaggatggccggtggagagtctgcgtagacttcagagatcttaacaggGCTACACCAAAAGATAAGTACCCGATGCCGGTTGCGGAaacattgattaatgcagctgctggtcacaagatgttgagcttcatggatggtaatgctggttataaccagatttttatggctccagaagatattcataAGACCGCATTTAGAGTACCGGGTGCAGTGGGGTTATTCGAGTACGTAGTCATGACctttgggctcaaaaatgctggtgctacatatcaacggGCCATAAACTACATGTTTCATGATCTGATTggcaagctggtggagatttatattgatgatgtggtggtgaaatctgcatcggctgaggggcatttaggagatctacagcgagttttggaacgaactaggaagttcgggcttagaatgaatcctaagaagtgtgcaTTTGGTGTATTGGCCggccagttcctgggttttctggttcacgaacggggaattgagatcggcctaaaaagtcaagaagctgtaaaaacaatggtgccacctaccacaaagaaggaactccaacaactcatcggcaagatcaattttgttaggaggttcatttccaatctgtcaggaagaattgagccattcatggagttggtaaaaattaaagcgaatgatgagttccgctggggggcagagcagcaataggcatttgaagatatcaaagaatatttatccaagccgcttgtgttagtcccaccccagtaGGGTAAGCCGTTTTATGTTTACCTGTTAGTAGGTACCACTTCAATTGCTTCGGTCgtcgtacaagtgcaggatggcaaggagagagctattttttatctcagcagaaggatgctagatgcggaggcaaggtaccctgaaattgagaaattatgcctttgtctattctttacctgtacaaagctccgccacatcctactttctgccgagacaattgtcatctgcaaatcagatgtgatcaagcatatgctgtcggccccggtgttaaaaggccgactcggcaaatggatgtttgctctatcagaatttgatatccggtaccaacctgcgaaagcagtcaaagggcaggcgctggctgacctcgttgcaGAGAGAACCAGCacagacatagcagcgctttccatccgcgcatgggcgatgtattttgacgggtcagtctgtggagatggttccggtataggtatcttgctcgtctcgcctcggggggcaacatattccttttcaatcagattgccagcaccttgcaccaataatctagccgagtatgaagcaatgaataaaggtatggagttactcatcgaagctggagcagaagtagtagaagtttttggggattctaAATTGGTCATCTCTCACCTTacggagacataccgatgtgagagcgagttgttgtttcccttgtggagacaatgccaggagttaATGgtccagttcagatatataaacttctactggataccaagggcgcaaaattctgaggccaacgATCTTGCCCAAATGGCCTCCGGTTACAAGGACAtagcggatggagctgattttccaataaacctattggatcagggagattggagagccgatatcttcgattacttgaaggatccggctcggggggcacctaagaagatatgctacaaagccatgaagtacgtcttgataggggacgacttgatCTACAGGACTCTAGAAGGATTattgcttaagtgcttggggccgattgaatccaatcggcttttacatgaagtccatgaaggtatgtgtgggactcatcaatcagctcacaagatgaagtggttgatcaggcgctcgggatattattggcctgatatgttGGAAGATTATTTCAAGTACtacaaaggatgccaggcctgtcagaggtttggaagaatacaaatagtaccagcatcggCCATGAATCCCATCATCAagccttggccattcaggggctggggcatggacatgattggtaagatcaatcctccatctagtaaaggccatcagtttattttggccatcacagattattttaccaaatgggtagaggctgttcctatgaagacagtaacgtcgagggacgtcatcGATTTCGTCAgggaacacgttattcataggtttgagattcctcagaccattacaacagatggagggtcagtattcatatctgatgaattcaaaaagttcgctgtcgacatggggattaaattgatcaggtcatctccttactatgctcaagcaaacggacaagccgaagcgtccaatcaaagCTTAATCAAGCTGAttaaaaggaagattgatgaacacCCACGGCTCTGGCATGAAGTgttgtcagaagcattatgggcttatcgtgtttcatgccatggggcaacaagaacttcaccgtACCATCTAGTATATggacaggaggccgtattgccatgggagattacggccggttcaagacgaatagagtttcagaatgagctGACTGCTGAAGAGTACGCAGCACTGATGAACGACAATATagaagacattacagaactcagactttggtcgctggaaaagatcaaagaaaataaggccaaggtagcccgtacgtacaacaagaaggttaaaccgaaagaATTCCGAGCCGGGGATGTAGTATGGGaggcggtgctaccattgggaactaaggatgcggcatatggtaaatggtctccgaattggcatgggccttatagagttgatcaagttctgccggggaacgcatacatgcttgaagaattagatggcaTCAAATTTCCACTGGCCGTCAacggtcagcatctcaagaagtatttcccgagcatgtgggaagacgagtgatgaagccgatgtaatgcatcaagcTATGGACTAATATAATCAGGGTATTTCGTGAGGACATGATCGAGTACTTTGCAGTACATCGAGTTGATCTAGTCAGGTACTTTGTAGGTTGCAAGATagcatttatcgagtacttaggAAGCTggtgcaatgcatcaggctgcAGGATGGAATAAGATGAGCAAGTAGAAGAAAGCAGTGCCGGTCCATACACAGAATGGAAGGTTTAATAGCCGATGCTAAACCATCAACTTCAGAAGCAGTAATTGGGTCTTGCCAATTTTTGGCCTTGATAAAAACAGAGAGGACGATTGCAGGAGtcccttgatcttaaaagaataagttcgacttcttcgcgaggtTTTCCTGGTACTCGTGTCGTTTGACCCAATTGGGGAATGCGATCCAATAACAAGGAAAGAAGCCGACTATAGAGTACTCCTGTTAGCAGGAATATTTCAaaaggtactcgagttcttgaaTTTTTTTCAACCTGGGATAAAAGAGAAAACTCAGGATTAGAATCGGATAATCCAATGGGAAAGACCggtgcgatgccatcggactttaagatTAAAAGTCAGAGGTTGGCTTGCCGAAACAAAGGATTTATTTACAAAAGatgattacaaaagaagccgatctaccggctctgcgcgcaatggcggaagaccctatgaactaccaccaggaAGACCCTAGGGTCTTGCGGCGCTATACGGGGGAGGAATGCTGGTGTCGTCATCGCTgttgccatcgccgccgccagtGCTGCTACTGTCGTCGTCATCATCGTTGCTACGGCTGGCGTCGTCCCTGGAATCCTCGCCGTCCTCTGAAGACGACGATCCGCCACGAAGGTATCCTCCTGTTGCCGAATCGTCATCTGAAGAAGTAATCTGGGTATCTTTTtccgaggaagaaaagaagtcgcCATCCCAGGAGTCATCGTCATCTTCGTCCAGAGCCCCGTGAAGAAGgatctggaggtcttcatcgtcggtcaggggctcgtcgtcctctgaccaggtgctgtagtcccactcctctgtgtcccaatgcagaggggcGAGATCTTCATATgaagctattggatcgaactccggCGTTGCCTCCTTGGAGGTTTCAGAGTCAGGAGAAGTAACGGAGATGGTTTCAGagtcaggagaagtgatggagatgatgaaagaagacgaaggggagtTGGAAGagacagaggaagaggaagccattaTCGGGGGATGCAAAGTGAGCTAGCACGGCTAATGCATGGGGAAAGAAGATGGGTGGAAGTAAATCCACTGATACCGGTTTATAAaagcagagatggaaggcgaagcggcgttaTCGTGTTTCCCGAGGGAGAAGACGAAGGGTCGCGCCCAATAAGATTGGAAGGTGGTGCGTGTGTAtgggccttggaagtcgaagggccgtgTCTGACGGCATTAGGAGCGGTAGCGTGTGCACAAGTCCGAGAAGTCGAAGAaacaatggttttggaattatcattgccaaaaccaggggggcatgtgttatcgccataatttgactagaccaaaggatgggccgagagcaacatgggctgaaggaaatcatcgtaatggtctgcgaatcggcctctGTGCAAACGTGTcgagggccaggatggccgtaaggatagtttaaatatagtaagttagagattgaatcgtaaccagctagggttagttaatatcaaagtctccggactataaatatgtatcgtgagaatcaataaaaacaatcaatcatccacaacaaactctcggcgcatcgccacccatGTCCAAGGACTTTTTCCAGGTAATCGGCATGCTGCTTCGATCATGTCCtacatggtcggagcagcgtcgcGTTTATCtatttatccttgtgttgctcgtactgaagcgtttttgatggcgagtagcactagttatcttaaacgattatgatattGCAATGATTCTGAGTAATAAATCtatgctttgcttgctgcttgtaatcgtttTGCTATCCTTGTGTTCGATCTCGGGCgcaggggcagcgccttgctctgttattacttagtagatctaatctgttatgataGTTCTTTGTCTTAtgaagaattggtttaatatctgtatgattaggcccttcaaacgggttaaatgttccggctgcatgtttggtgctttatgataacctaacgagggattgttccgggaatcgacttgttagttggtttttaggcctcttttgggttagcgtatggtaatctttcatgtacgttaggcttaaccacgcgtaggatgttccggttatacagtgaaagcttttaccgtcgtagatttaattagcttggtaattgcaGAGCATGTTTCTATTTTTTCCATCGGATTCGTGCAAATGATcttatgtttagtagatctgatctgttaaacgtggcaatcggctttttctagccgattctgataagTACCCGGAGGTTTGACTTGTTGTCGAAataggtccgacctagtacaatgactccatcggcttctttagctgatcctgggagtcgttgtaagagccgatcacggctcggactaatgtttaacgtgtctgtgcatgcaggaagatagctgataaacgacttctacaccttcctgatcaggtataggtcaagtggcacgcctagcacttcaccaagccagggcgtgtgccggactcttgggccgttgaccgagggaccggggcccaccagcagttccggaagcctcccggctcctcgtgttgcctgtcgctgctcgccggtgggttttgaccgacaacaatcTGTCAATCTGTTATGCTATCTTTATATGTTTTCTTTTTGTGCCTGtactagcagattgagaagctcagtctgtcgtgccataacctctgctagatttgggggtggtggtggttgttggaAACCGTTAGCCTGGTCTGACCTGAAACCTTTAAGAGTTCCAcgtgtagcgccaaccatctgaaaaacatagAAGATATCTATTATATCATGTTATCCttgcttctattttcagaatCAGTATCGTCAACAAccccgaggaggtcgtgatgacctcaacccccaagtggcaagctatcagGAGCATTCATTCATTTCAAGGCCAGCATGCATGGATGGGCTCTGGACCCCaaagcccagcccagcccagcccaagtGTCGGCTTGCACGGGAAGGAGGAAGGAAGCCAgctgccagcagcagcagcagcagcagcagcagcgacggAAATCCATTTTGAACTCcagcccgccgctcctccccgtcCCAGCCCCAGCCCCAGCAGCCACCACCATCCCACCACCGGAACCATGGCGGACGCGGAGGCCTCCTTCGATCTGCGCCGGAGGATGCAGGACCAACGCGCCGCCATCCAGCGCCGGATTGCCCACGCACGGGACCGCGCCGCCGCAACCGCCGACGCCTTCAGCGCCGCCCTCCTCTCCGCGCGCTCCATCGCCAACCAAACCGTCTCCAACCGAGGCATGTCAATCCAATCTCTCCCCTGGTTTTTGCCGCCCCGCCTAGTGCTCTGAGATTGCATCTCTATTTGTTTTTAGCTCAAACTCTCATCTCTGCGTTTTCCGAATCATACAGCGCAACTCAATGAACTAAAACAACAGCTCCGGAAATTAGAAGCAGATCTTGCACAAGCCCTCTCCGGTGAGCACAAGCACATCTCCTCATTTCCACGCGCTTCTTTGTTGTCTTGGTTATGTAATACTCGAATGTTACCAACGTCTATTTCTCACGGCACGCCTTTTTGTTATACAATACATACATAGATGGCAAAGGTATGTGCACTGCCTAATTATTTTGTCTTCTTCCTCTTATAGATAGATGCTGTAATGTTATCCTTCTTCTGCCAAATTTCTTTTCTTCCTACTGCTTGGTCCCATAATAGCCTCCGAGTTCATCATTGTCTATCGCACCTCATACTAGTTTTCCCACCCCGCAGTCCAAACAAGCAAAAGGTCAAAACACAAGCTCATGGGCGACTCAATTTTGAACACCACGGCAACGAATGAACAGCTCAGGAGCTTGGTCATGGATCAGAGGGCTAGAAGAGATGAATATGTCAATGCCATATCAAACCAACTCCAAGGTAAATCCATAGTTCCGACTATAAAGTGAACTTGGTACCATGTGTGCCATCCAGTTTCCACGGCATAGTGTTTCAATCCATATGTTGCTATCTTTGGCTATTCTCTTAGAAGTTAGCAGTGGGACTTGTCAATGGAGCACCTGTTTTTTTCTAACTTACATCAATGTTCCCTGGTATCTGTCGTATACTAAATACAGAATCAGTGGTGCTTTAAAGCTCTAAGTTTGCTTTTATGCGCACACTTTATCTCTGTTATTGTGAAGTTGGTTCTTTTGTTCAGAAACTTTCCTGGGATAGGCATAATCTGAAACCTATATGCCTTGGTCGCAGCTATTGAATCCCTTGAAGCTGAGAGTGATGCAAAAGGGGATAAGAACCTAGAGAAAGCTATCATGTGGTACAACAAGTTTCTTGGTTTTCAAGTTGTTGGAGGAGAAGGTAATGGAAATTTTAGTGGTGTCGTTAATTGGTATATTAGTTTGTTGCAATAGGGTCTGACAAATAGCTTTTCGCTAGGGGTGAGATTTGTGTTCAACAAAATCGACGTGCAAAGTCCTGACAAGGAGTATTCTTTTTGCATAAAGCTTATTGAAGAAAGATACATCTGTGAGTTGCAAGTTTCTTAGCTGCACCTTCCGATACTTTTTAGTGATTTACATTTGTGCATAGATGTTGAAGTTCTTTCTCTTGTTAATAACAGTAGTCCAGTGTGTTCCCTCTGTGGATGGCTCCGAAGAACTTGTGAAGGATCTTAACTGCAACAATGATCTGTACAAATTTGTGAGGACCGTGAGAGAGAGGTTCCAGATCGCTACAATCAGTGGTACTTTATGATACATATTCTCATTACCTGTTCTGTTTCAGAAAAGAATGTCTACATTAATGGAACTTCAATCATGACAAAGGTTCCAGGTTCAGGAGTATTGAGCATGACAAAGTCTTATGAACTTATGTAAATATTTGTTCTGTAAATGTACCAACTAACTCATCAACATATTATTTATTCAGAGTTACGGTTGTGCTTTCTGCAGGAAATCTTCCGGCAATCTCCTTTTGCCCTCACATgtcatccataacatcttcatcaCTCTCAGCCTTATCGCTTGATTCCGGAAGTGAAAATAATACCAAGCAAAGGCATACTCGAAGTCGGTCAAAGAATCAGGAAATTGCTACTAAGGACGGACTAGCATCCCGATCAGCAGCTTACCCCGGTTCCATGGTATGCGTGCTCCCCGCGAATAATTGTGAGTACATCCTATCATCCTCCTTGTGCATAGCTAGCATGTAATTGTTATTTAGTTCGTAGAAAAAGCAAGGCAGTATTCAGTGATAATAAAATAAATCGATATGGATATTGACTGTAGGAACGCTCTAAAGTTGCCGTCAGACAGCTGGCTCCGGTGTAGCAAATTCATCTGCGGCTGGGCAAACTTACTAGCAGGCAGCGGAATGTACACTAAATAGACACGTGGGGATCCATTATCCATCTTGGAGGACTCCCCATTCTCCATGGCGACTTCCTACTCTCTCCTTCCTACAGCAATGGGCCGCGGAGATCTGTACAGTAAAGTTAAAGCACCTCTGTGTGGCAGATGATTAGATCAGGCATCAAATGTGAACTTTGAATCCCTCTTTTGACACATAGGCGATGCTGTATTTTTTTTTGTCTGCTGCTTGGCATTTCCATCTCAAACTCCCACCGTACCTATCGGTTTCACTGTTTGTAATTTTTCATTTGCTTAATATTCTTAATAATCATGATATTGTAAGCTTGTTCAAGCCTTTGAGACGCTCTTCTACAAAGTTTAGCTTGCAATTTTATTGTAAGCTATTTCAGAGCGCCAAAATGTATGTAGTATTATTAATCAAACTCCACATAACCCATATTGTTTACCTTCAATAAACTGACTATTGTGTTATCTGTGACCAAGACCACGTTGAATGACCTTTTTTTGGATTAGGCTGAATGACTTCATGCTTGGTATAACTGAAAAGAGAAAAGATGACATCATGTTCCTGAATCAAGTATGATCCAGCCTACATATAATAGCAGCACAGTCCTTGCACCAACATAACAGATTTTTTGACCTTTTCATGGAGATTATTTCCAGAGATTTGTCGCAGTAGAACAGTTAGAGAAGTTCTGTGTATGACTACCTGCTGATGTATGTGATGGCAAGTCAGCAAACAGGAAACAGGCTTCTATCAGCAGTCCACAACATTTGATGTGGGAAACAAATAATAAGGCCATGCTAAGTAATTTAGTCCTATTTTTTTTAGAAAGAAAGCCGAGCCCGGTCCGTTATCTCATGATACAACCAACGACCAAGAAGAAAACTTTCTGATAGCTAAAAATAAAGAGTAAGAAGTTCGCTAAGGTTTTTTCTCTGGGAATCAGTTAGTAAGGAAAATACACCACATTGGTTTATCTCAGTTACTGGCCAATGAAATAGCTGTAAACAAGAGTTTCTTATCGGTCAATGAATCAGTTTAACATTATTAACTTTTCTCTAAACTAAAATCTGATGTCGTTACCTAAGTACTTGACACCACTATCTGTGTATGTGCATCACTGAAGCTTCACAGCCAATTTTTTTTTATGCAGTTACAAATCTCAAAGATCTGAGTTGATAGTAAACATATATGctcggatttttctctctcttaATATCTGATCCTCTGTCCCAATGCTCGTCTTGGTCAATAAGTAGTGACCAGTCAGAAATTGTTTTGGAATGGATAGTTGTAAATCACAGTAACATTCTAAAGCCACTACATCACTGCCTCGTCATACCAGAATCGATATTGTGTAGATACTGTATTAGAGTGGTCCATCTTATGAAAGTAACTGGTGACCACTGAGCAAGTAGCACTAACCATAATCACCAAGTAACGGAAGTTCACATGTATCAGGGAGATAGCCAAAATCTTTCAGTAGACTCGTCAGCTCATCCAGTACTGCATATACGGATTCTGCCTGTGGGTGTTCTGTCCCTCTTGCAATGAAAGTATGAACCTccttcatcacctcaacccaactATAACCTGGTTCCTTCACCGTCCCAGCATAATCCATCCCCAGtcttagcttctgcacatcagCCCATAGCCCTTTGGAGGCATAAATATTTGACAGTAGTACATAAGGGCCACTGTCTGACGGATCTACCAAGAGTGCCATTTCAGCAGCATACCTCCCAATTTCAACATTACCAAAGAGACGACAGGCACTCAGCAAGCTCCTCCAAACAGCTGCCTCCGGTTTGATTGGCATCCTTTCAATAAACTCCTTAGCATAATGCAATTTTCCTGAACGGCCGAGAAGATTGACAACAGAAGCATAATGCTCAGTACCTGGTTCAATACCATATTTTGTTTTCATAGAGTTAAAATGGTGCAAACCTTCATCCACAAGACCTGCATGAGCACATGCTGTTAGCACACCAACAAAAGTGACATAGTTTGGTTCTACTCTGGCCTCTCCCATCAGCTGGAAAACTCTAAGGGCTTCTTCAGCATGACCATGCTGTGCATATGTCGAAATCATAGAGTTCCAACAAATGACATCCTTCCCACATGTTGACTCAAACAACAACCATCCTTCTTTAATAAAGCCACATTTTGCATACATGTCTATAAGAGCATTTGAAACATGAGGATCAATGTCAGCACCTGCTTTAATGATCTGGGCATGAAACTGCTGCCCATGGAACATGGTTGCCAAGTTGCTTGCCACAGTTACTAGTGCTACAAATGTGAACTCATTAGGTGTTACCCCAGAGATACGAAGCTGGTTGAAGAGTTTTACTGCCTCTTCGCCTTGCTCATTCTGGGTGTGGCCAAATATCATAGCATTCCATATGGCCATGTCCCTGTTTTGCATCATAAGAAACACAGCCTTGGCATCATCCACGAGGGAGCATTTCGAATAGGCATCAATTAGAGCACTCCCCACGTACAGGTCTACTGAAGTTCCTGATCTGATGATGAGACCGTGAATCTGTTTGCTCAATTCACTAGCTGACTGAAACGATGAAACCCCAAGGAGCGAAACAAAGGTCAATCGATTTGGCCTTAGAGAGCAATATCTCATTTTATGGAATATATGAAGCGCTTCTGTAAGATCACCTTGCCTTGCATATCCTTCAATCATCGCATTGTAAGAAACTGCATCATCATGTGCCAAGGCATCAAATACCACTCTTGCAGCAGTTAAATGATCACATTTAGCATACATGTCAATGAGAGCATTCTTGACATACTCGTCAGTCTCCAGGTTAGCCTTTATGGCATGTGCATGTATCTGCCTTCCTTGCCATATAGCTTCCAATGAGCCACACGAATTCAAGATACTTGTGCAAGCAAAGACATCTGGCTGCCATCCAGCTCGACACATCCGCCAGAACATGTCCATGGCTTCAGCATCAAGTGAATTCTGCATATAACCAGAGATCATTGTTGTCCAAGACACAAGATTATGGTTCTTTGTGTGATCAAACAGCTTCCGAGCCACTAACGGTCTGGAGCACTTGCAATAAAGATCCATCAGTGCGTTGATCACTGAAGCATCCATTCCTGCTGCACTTCGATAAGCATAACCATGTATTTGCCTGCCTCCTTGTAGAAAGGCAAGCGCAGAGCAGGCACTGACAGCACTTGCTAGCACAAACCTGTCAGGACGGACACCTTGAACCCCCATCTTTTGAAACAAGTCCAGGGCATGTCCGCCCTGGCCAATCTGAGAGTAACCAGTGATGACTGCTGTCCAAGTGACCGGGTTCTTTGCGGGGAGGGCATAGAACACCCGCATCGCCGCATCCATGAAGGCAACCTTTGCATACAGGTTGATCAGCGCTGTGCCAacgtagagattaacatccaggCCAAGCTTGAGGGCAGTGCCATGCACTTGCTCGCCGAAAGGAACAGCCCTGGACTGTGTGCAGGCCCGCAGGACACTGGCAAGCAAGAACTCGTTGGGCACCTCGTCAGATGATTTCCTGAACGCTGCAAAGAGGAAAAGAGCTTGGTCGTCGCCGCCGTGCTGCGCGTACATGGAGATGGCCGATGACCAGGATACGAGGTTCCGGTGCAGCATTCCGTCGAACAGGCGTCGGGCGTCGTGGAGGAGACCGCGCTTGGAGTAACCACGGAGGAGAAGGTTGGCGAGGAACAGGTTGCCGAGACCTTCTGAGACGACGGCGCGGGCATGGGCagccgggaggaggaggcggaggcggtcGCCGGCGAGGCAGGAGAGCAGGGTTTGGGCGAGGCTGCGCGCTTGGCAGGAGTAAGCGACTGAGGAGGGAGCGCGAGACAGAGGCCCCACAAGATTCATACTCGAGCACCTCCTGCTCCACCAGTTGGGTGGCGGAGGGGCGAGCCGGCGACGGGATCAATCGGCCGGAATCTCGCGTCGGCCGGTGAGCCAGCCAACCGGATTACCGGCGAGGCACTGGTAAGGAATCGACGGGCCGCGGTCAGTGCCGTATTATCCTATTAGGCATTTGGGCCCGTGAAGTGACCGCCCGGATCGGGGTTGGTCCATGGGCCTAAACCCTTGGCCATTGCGGCAAGATGAGCTCAGCATATTGCGTTGTGGATGCTTGCCACCATCACAGTCTCGGATTGACGGCAAATCCAAAATCAAAGTCATCTGCACCTCTGAATGCTCTTGTGCCAGCCAACAGCA
Protein-coding sequences here:
- the LOC112894342 gene encoding kinetochore protein SPC25 homolog, yielding MGSGPQSPAQPSPSVGLHGKEEGSQLPAAAAAAAAATEIHFELQPAAPPRPSPSPSSHHHPTTGTMADAEASFDLRRRMQDQRAAIQRRIAHARDRAAATADAFSAALLSARSIANQTVSNRAQLNELKQQLRKLEADLAQALSVQTSKRSKHKLMGDSILNTTATNEQLRSLVMDQRARRDEYVNAISNQLQAIESLEAESDAKGDKNLEKAIMWYNKFLGFQVVGGEGVRFVFNKIDVQSPDKEYSFCIKLIEERYILVQCVPSVDGSEELVKDLNCNNDLYKFVRTVRERFQIATISGNLPAISFCPHMSSITSSSLSALSLDSGSENNTKQRHTRSRSKNQEIATKDGLASRSAAYPGSMVCVLPANN
- the LOC112894340 gene encoding pentatricopeptide repeat-containing protein At4g39530 isoform X1, with protein sequence MNLVGPLSRAPSSVAYSCQARSLAQTLLSCLAGDRLRLLLPAAHARAVVSEGLGNLFLANLLLRGYSKRGLLHDARRLFDGMLHRNLVSWSSAISMYAQHGGDDQALFLFAAFRKSSDEVPNEFLLASVLRACTQSRAVPFGEQVHGTALKLGLDVNLYVGTALINLYAKVAFMDAAMRVFYALPAKNPVTWTAVITGYSQIGQGGHALDLFQKMGVQGVRPDRFVLASAVSACSALAFLQGGRQIHGYAYRSAAGMDASVINALMDLYCKCSRPLVARKLFDHTKNHNLVSWTTMISGYMQNSLDAEAMDMFWRMCRAGWQPDVFACTSILNSCGSLEAIWQGRQIHAHAIKANLETDEYVKNALIDMYAKCDHLTAARVVFDALAHDDAVSYNAMIEGYARQGDLTEALHIFHKMRYCSLRPNRLTFVSLLGVSSFQSASELSKQIHGLIIRSGTSVDLYVGSALIDAYSKCSLVDDAKAVFLMMQNRDMAIWNAMIFGHTQNEQGEEAVKLFNQLRISGVTPNEFTFVALVTVASNLATMFHGQQFHAQIIKAGADIDPHVSNALIDMYAKCGFIKEGWLLFESTCGKDVICWNSMISTYAQHGHAEEALRVFQLMGEARVEPNYVTFVGVLTACAHAGLVDEGLHHFNSMKTKYGIEPGTEHYASVVNLLGRSGKLHYAKEFIERMPIKPEAAVWRSLLSACRLFGNVEIGRYAAEMALLVDPSDSGPYVLLSNIYASKGLWADVQKLRLGMDYAGTVKEPGYSWVEVMKEVHTFIARGTEHPQAESVYAVLDELTSLLKDFGYLPDTCELPLLGDYG
- the LOC112894340 gene encoding pentatricopeptide repeat-containing protein At4g39530 isoform X2 translates to MNLVGPLSRAPSSVAYSCQARSLAQTLLSCLAGDRLRLLLPAAHARAVVSEGLGNLFLANLLLRGYSKRGLLHDARRLFDGMLHRNLVSWSSAISMYAQHGGDDQALFLFAAFRKSSDEVPNEFLLASVLRACTQSRAVPFGEQVHGTALKLGLDVNLYVGTALINLYAKVAFMDAAMRVFYALPAKNPVTWTAVITGYSQIGQGGHALDLFQKMGVQGVRPDRFVLASAVSACSALAFLQGGRQIHGYAYRSAAGMDASVINALMDLYCKCSRPLVARKLFDHTKNHNLVSWTTMISGYMQNSLDAEAMDMFWRMCRAGWQPDVFACTSILNSCGSLEAIWQGRQIHAHAIKANLETDEYVKNALIDMYAKCDHLTAARVVFDALAHDDAVSYNAMIEGYARQGDLTEALHIFHKMRYCSLRPNRLTFVSLLGVSSFQSASELSKQIHGLIIRSGTSVDLYVGSALIDAYSKCSLVDDAKAVFLMMQNRDMAIWNAMIFGHTQNEQGEEAVKLFNQLRISGVTPNEFTFVALVTVASNLATMFHGQQFHAQIIKAGADIDPHVSNALIDMYAKCGFIKEGWLLFESTCGKDVICWNSMISTYAQHGHAEEALRVFQLMGEARVEPNYVTFVGVLTACAHAGLVDEGKLHYAKEFIERMPIKPEAAVWRSLLSACRLFGNVEIGRYAAEMALLVDPSDSGPYVLLSNIYASKGLWADVQKLRLGMDYAGTVKEPGYSWVEVMKEVHTFIARGTEHPQAESVYAVLDELTSLLKDFGYLPDTCELPLLGDYG